In Romboutsia lituseburensis, a genomic segment contains:
- a CDS encoding MerR family transcriptional regulator: MKYGITDLAEILGITTSAIHYFEKQNLIKVNKEKNGHRFYNVIDIFRLLSYTKYRHMEFPMKRIIKQFS; the protein is encoded by the coding sequence ATGAAGTATGGTATTACCGATTTAGCAGAGATATTGGGAATAACAACAAGTGCGATCCACTATTTTGAAAAGCAAAATTTAATAAAAGTTAATAAAGAAAAAAATGGACATCGTTTTTATAATGTTATTGATATTTTTAGGCTTTTGTCTTATACAAAATATAGACATATGGAATTTCCTATGAAAAGGATTATAAAGCAGTTTAGTTGA
- a CDS encoding thioredoxin family protein: protein MKITNSYEEINELINNNDMVLLYFSGENCGVCNVIKSKVEDILTKYTNIKSLEIKTENSREIAGQYNIFTIPGIIVYVQKKETIREARYISIEEFESKIHRYYKMIY, encoded by the coding sequence ATGAAAATAACTAATAGCTATGAAGAAATAAATGAATTAATAAATAATAATGATATGGTTCTTTTATATTTCAGTGGAGAAAACTGTGGAGTATGTAATGTTATAAAATCCAAGGTAGAAGATATATTAACAAAATATACGAATATAAAGAGTTTAGAAATTAAAACAGAAAATTCTAGAGAAATAGCGGGTCAATATAATATATTTACTATACCAGGTATAATAGTTTATGTTCAGAAAAAAGAAACTATAAGAGAAGCTAGATATATAAGTATTGAGGAGTTTGAAAGTAAAATACACAGATATTATAAGATGATTTATTAA